DNA sequence from the Aptenodytes patagonicus chromosome 13, bAptPat1.pri.cur, whole genome shotgun sequence genome:
CTGTCATACTTACCACAAAACCTTTTTGTATTTGCAAACTGCTTATGCTGCTGTAGCACACCTGTTTTGGTTTATGATGTATCACGTACCTTTTGTGTGCAAAGAGCAGGAGTTTGCACTACATTTGATGGGACTTAGAGGTCTCCTCCAGGAGTCCCAGAACCATTCTTGGTTCAGAAACTGCTTAGTCCTTGTTCTAAAATGGGTGCGTTCTGAAAGAACACAATGGAATTCTGGTTTAGCATTTGTATAAACATGCAGTGCAGAAAATTAGGAGGCCTTAACTGAAAGGGACTTTCATTAACTCTTCTATATATTTTAACAatagaacaaaagaaatgaatttttttctttatgtaaataCATATTCCAATCACTGATAAACCAATGCTCACATTTAATATTTAGGTGGTTTTTTGTGAATTACGCTCAGGTAGTATTGTGGCTGGTATGATTGCCGgaaagtgtttggggttttttttatggttttaagatttctttatctgatattttgttttgcagtattATGTGCCAAGAATCTTGcaaagaaagatttcttcagtAAGTATGCCCTAATTGTATAACTTTCTGCTCTTGATTAATCAGATTTATTTGTAGATTGTGCATTACTGTCGTGTCTCATCTATGTATGTCACTTGTTCTGTGGTTCCATTCTTGCAGTAACATTGCATTACTACATGAGTAGGCGTTACCCTGAATTGTATTTAGCTAGCATAGACTCTAGGATTGGAAAGAGTGAGGACTCTCAAATTCTAGTTGAAAGTCTGGCTGATGAGACCACAAGCAGGTTGCTGCTTACAGTTCTGTGGGGGGGTACCAAGAGCATCCATCTCAAAGACGGCTCTATTTGTAAAGCGTGCCAAGGGTACGAGTGAAATATCCGTGCTGCAGTCTCAGTATTATGTTAAGGACTGAATAAAAATGCCTACTTATCAGTATATGTGGGTATGCACTGTTAAATTAAGCACGTTTAACCTTTTGTTTTCTAAGAACTTTCACAACTTATGGCAGATATCAATCTATATGACACAAGTACGTTATCTAATTAGGAACTCAGTTCTCTATTTTGGATTTACTAAAATAGTTTTAGGAGAATGGCAACTTTCCTTTCTTGGGGGTGAACAAGCAGAAGCTCATGATAGCATTATctgggaagaaacaaaacaacaagtACTATGTTTAATAGCACCTTTTCCCTTCCGCAGGACTTCCTGACCCATTTGCAAAAATAGTTGTTGATGGGTCAGGTCAGTGCCATTCAACTGACACTGTGAAGAACACATTGGACCCCAAATGGAACCAGCATTACGACCTGTGAGTTGCTTCTAAGGTCATAAGTAAACAATATTCCAGAGATTTATCTAGTAAATGGAATGCAAGGGTTGGCACTGCAACTTCATTGTGCGTTAGCAAGAAGAGTCACATTTGCTGAGGAGGACTGATTTTTTGCAACAAGAGATTACCTGTTAATAAAGGCGTGGTACTTTGCTTTTAGGCATTTGAATTTGGAAATATTTGTGTGTCAGCTGCACTGCACAACTGCTTAGAGTAAGCTCTACTGGAGCAGTGCAGTCCAGCCTTTACAAAAGATTGTCCTTGTTgtagtgatttattttcttcaaattattagaaacataaattttaaagttttgtacGTTAATCGGCTTGTTGCATAGCTTTTAATGAGGCTGTCTGTAGTTAAATTCATGCTGCAGCAATATCAATTTAACAAGCTGTGTGAAATCATAGTGCAGTAATTCATTAACAACACCATTTCAGGCTTAAGCACTTCTGTATTTATAATGAAGCAGTATGACCAATGCACTAAAATGTATCGGAATTTGTACCAAATAAAGCATAAATTCTGTGGAGTAAAAAGAGGTTCTTTTTTGTAAAATTACTCTTCCAATATGTATTTTTCCAGATATGTTGGGAAGACAGATTCCATAACCATCAGTGTATGGAACcataaaaaaatccacaagaaacAGGGAGCTGGCTTCCTGGGGTGTGTCCGACTCCTCTCCAATGCCATCAGCAGGCTAAAAGATACTGGATGTAAGAGCAATTCCCACCTGGTGCAATCAGGAACCTTCGGTGCCTTGTATCTGAGTAGTGAATAGTATCTCCCCCCCCTCGCACAGTGTTTTGTTGATCTTTCCTATTCTCATTTGCAGACCAGCGTTTGGATCTATGCAAACTAAATCCCACAGATACCGATGCTGTACGAGGCCAAATAGTGGGTAAGAATACTCTCAGCTAAACTTTCATCTTCTTAGGTAAATATACTATATGGACAAAtgtgttaaaaaagaaacctGTAGTCATTATTGCTTCTGTGCCTTTTCTGGGTTGTTTCTTCTGACTTCCATGGGATTAAATTACATAAACTGAAAATTTTCATTGTACTCCTATGTAGGAGTTTGTTTTCTCTCAGTTGATAATGggaaacaatattaaaaagaaggaaTGCATCTGGCAAGGTTTCTAATGCAGCTCTGGAAGGGTAAATGTTACTGTGAAACACTGCATTTGAACCAAGGTGACGGGCAAAGAGAATCTTATTGTGGAAAAGAGCATCTGGAGGagttaaaagaaattttgcaaaTTGCTGTTTTAATACCTTTGACTCATGTAACGCATTTCCAAATTTCAACAAGGCAGTGCTAGTTTTACGGCTAATTTACCCCATCTTACCACGTTTTGCTGCCCCCAACCCGACTCAAGCTTTTCACTGATATATATTTGGCAAAACCCAAATTCTCACCGTAACGATGACATCTAGTGGTGAGTAATTTCTTTCCAGCTTACCTTTCTGGATTGTCATGAAACACAGATGTAAAACCGGACATGTTTGCTATTTACAGAAATAGACTCGGTTTAAGTTTTGATGTGGTGATGCCTCTGGTTTCTCTTctccacttttaaaaaatcagtaatgcTTTAGGGTTAATAGAAGGAGTTTTGGTAAGTGGTGTGCTCTCGTGTGTAGTCTATAGCTTTCCTTAATATTTTACCCTGTATAATTGGGGGTTGTTTGGCTTTATGTTGTTTTTAAGGGAACTTGTTGTTCTTTTATTATTaacttgtgtttggtttttttattccaGTCAGTTTACAGGCACGGGACAGAATAGGCACAGGAGGTTCTGTAGTAGACTGTAGAGGGCTTTTGGAGAATGAAGGGTAAGGATTGTTTTCTTTACACTTACTTAGAAAAATGGTTTATATGTGGAAAGAATATAATTAACACTAGAAATAGTAAACATCAGTGTGACTAAGATATTGTCTGGGAATATGTACCAGGTAATAAGGTTATAGATGGATACTTAATTGAAGAAAGTAAGCTAAGCTGGGTAGGACTTGATATTTTTTGTTACCAGTGCTTCTGGCACATCCATGATAAATTTGGGGtataaaaacattacaaaagtGGCATATCTTGGGTTAAAAGTTGCACTACTTGAAGTAATGGAGCGCGCGAGAGAGAAACCGTTATTTCCGCATTCGCTTCTCTGTGATGGAAACTCTTGAAGTTTCCCCATTTTCAGAACGGTTTATGAAGATTCCGGACCGGGAAGGCCGCTGAGCTGTTTTATGGAGGAACCAGCACCGTATACAGACACTACGGGGGCTGCTGGCGGAGGCAACTGTCGCTTCGTAGAGTCCCCCAGTCAAGATCAGAGGCTTCAGGCACAGCGACTTCGGACCCCTGAAGTCAGAGGTCATGTACAGACACCTCAGAACAGACCGCATGGTCACCAGTCGCCTGACCTACCAGAAGGCTACGGTAAGAGTTTTCCAGAActataaaactgaagtttttttcAAAAGACTTCAGAGAAAAATTCTCCCATTTTAATACATAGATATGGTTTACCTGTTAAAACATGCAGCATCCACGTGTATCTAATGGTCTGCATTTTGGAAAAGGAACTAAGCAGTGCGGGTGGGAGTTTGAGATTGGCTAATTAGCAGTTGGCTATGCCAGGATACACTGAGGGGTTGATGGTAAATTAAACATGAGGTTGTGGTATGATGCTGTTACAGAAAATTCACTGCTAATCTTGGCTGTGTATCTAGGGAGAACGAATGTAAAGAGCTCTTTAAACTGGAGCAGtaatgctattttttccttcccccttggCATGTTGTGTAGGTTTGAGCCCACGTTTGAGAAAAGATcaggaaaatataaaagcaacAAAGAAGCCAGTAGTACAGAAGATTAGGGAGGATAAGATTAAGGAGAATTTAAATCTCGGAAAAGAGCACACCGAATCTAGGAGTAAAGAAATCCAGTTTGGGGGTTTCGGTTGTctcaaaacctaaaaataaaactgcaaactAAAACATACTGGTGCATGGATTTGTGTGTTTCAAAAAGAACACTGAAATGTGTAGTCAAGTAAGTTTGCAAAGACAGTGTTTAAGGTCAAAACAGTCCATGCTGCAAGAGATCAGGTGGGATGGCTCAAGTACTTTCTCCTAGCTCTGACAGAAAGATAATATGCTAATGGCTTTGAACAAACTGCTTATTCTGATTTTTTCAGATTTGTAATTAAGAATAATCTTACTTCCCTTTTCATAGAACAAAGAACAACGGTACAGGGACAGGTTTATTTTTTGCACACGCAGACTGGAGTTAGCACATGGCATGACCCTAGGATACCAAGGTATGTATTTATAGTTACAAAGTcaaggtgtttggggtttttttggagggggaaggGTGCATGGCAGTAAGCTGAATCTTTAAGAGCAAAAATCTATGAAATGGCCTGTCTAAATTTAAAGGGAGAGCTTTATGAGCAGAGGAATAATTTTGGATCTTTCTAGTTACCTTTTCACCAAACGTTAAAGAttgttctttttgaaagaaagaattatCTACTTGTGAATCAtgtaaaacaaaagggaaaaaatatgtagTCCTTCAGGAACTCCCGTTTGACAAATTCTTCCTAAGATGTCAATGTGACTTTGTTTTTTGGTGAAGCTACAGATTTCTGAATCTtgcctaatcttttttttttgtatgaaaacaGTTTGGACTgcaaattgaaggaaaaaagtaactACTTAAAGCCGTTGTTTCTTGAATATTGAACTTGTAACTTTTGCTCTAATAGTGCTCACTTAAGTATGACTGAAGCAGGGATTACTTGTCACCTTTAAACTTGAagtggtgttggggttttttatgcttTAGACCAATGATTTGCAGCTAGAAAATTTGAATCCTCCACATGATTAATTTAGTAAAGCCTCTTTAAACCTTAACCTGCAGTTAATCCAGGTCTTTGTGACTAAGGTCTGGCGCTCTTCCTTGAGGAGCTCTGAATCTGGGCTGTTTCTCTGGACCACCTGCACACCAGATTCAAGAGTGAAACACTAAGTTTGTAACTCTTCAGCTCCTGCACTGGCTGGATAATAAATGAATGAGATACAGGATATTAGAAAAATGATATAAAATAGTGTAGGCAAAAGTGTTGATAAAACCACAGTATATGGAAGgatatgaaaaataaagttgagagagagaaaatagctGATGTTAGATTAGCTGGTATCGCTGGAAGAAGAAATGACAATGCTCATTCGTTCATGTCACTCGTGTCAGGCTTGCGTGCCCAAAGCCTTGTCCCTTCTTCAAGTGATGCTGGTTGGCCTAATGAAAGgtattgctgcttctctcaaCAAATCTTAGAGCCAGCTTTTCAGGACCAGCAATGCAAGTGGACACAACAGTGTCTTGTGAGTCACAGGTCACTCTTGTTTTAGTTAAAGGTGGCTTTCATACTACCAACTTGCAGTGCAAAAACCTAACCTTGGCTTTTAGCACAGATGTCGGTTAAAACTTGATGTAATCAGATCTCTATAGTACTTTCAGATGCACAGCTGATTGAAACAAATGGTTACAACCATAATCTTCTTTAAGGAGCCTAACAAAGGCTCGTCTGTCTGCCTGTGGATCTCCTGCTGACTTACACGCACTGTGACACTGATGAAGCCTTTGGTGTACAAAGTGTTTCTACCTTTCTAAAGCCTCACAGTTTTCTCATTTATAGTGATGCTGCATGGTTAGATTTAGGTAAGGAAATACATAGAGTGGTGTCTTCAACCCTGGATAATAAGATGAATCCATGCCAGCTGTCTAGAGAATATTTTACTTAACAATAGCTTTTCTGTCTAAAAATAATCTTCAggtttccctccttccttttcttgccACTCTTAGTGTTTTCCTCTATTAGGTGGCTGGGGCCTTAAGTCTTTTCAATTTTCTAGGTGTAAATACCTCCTATGTATTGAATTCAACCACTACCTGAAAGTGAGCGACTACCTTTAGCAGCACTTAGAATGATACCCAAAATTTATCTAGGATGAAGGGGGTGAATGTGTTAGTAAAGCCTTATTCTCAATGATTTATCAGTCAAATAGTTAGGATTCTAACCTTGTCTAATTAAagaggtgatttcttttttttaggtgATAGGTGATCTTAGTACTTGGCTGCCTTAGCCTCTTAACTTATTGGGTGTTTGGAGACAGTGGTTGGTGCAGAGGCCTTTGGTTAATTGTTTGGTTTTCTGCACGTGGATCACATTAGTGTTAATGggaatttttctttgaaatttttgcTATGAAAAAATGTCTCTTCCTCCTTTTACAGCCCTCAGAAGCCCTGTCATCACCTAAATGATGATGTTGCATATTGAAGTTACTTTTAAGCTGTATGGCTTTGTTACTTTCAAAGCTTTTCAAAGACAGAAGGTGTTTTGCTGATTTACCTTTCTATCCATGTACCATGCATACATAGGGAGTTGCACTGCTTAGATTGAGGATTCTAAAAAGACAGCATTAAAATAGCTATTCTGTCCTTCCTAAGACTTTCATAGCCTGGAATCACTGAGCACCAAATTCATTCCCCCCTCTACCCTGAATGTGAATTGGTTTCATCTTAACTTCAGAAGTGctttaacattttgtttgcttttctccttaGAGACCTTAACAGTGTGAATTGTGATGAACTAGGACCTTTGCCTCCAGGTTGGGAAGTTAGAAGTACAGTTTCAGGAAGAATATATTTTGTAGATCATAACAACAGAACCACACAATTCACAGATCCACGACTACATCACATCATGAAGTAAGAACCTTGCCTGCTAAATAATTCATGTCAAGTTTGGATTCttaaaccttttatttttgtcCAATTTTAATACAGTCTGGGAGCCATGAGGGGCTGAAAAACTGCATGATAACGATATTGGGGAACAGATGCAACCAACGCTCTAGTCAGGGTCAGAGCATCAGTTCTCAGTGCTGGTTTTATCTAAGCTGTTTGCAGAGACTcttcaaaaatctttttactATGCTTTGCAGTCCTCAAGTTTAAGGGAGGGCTTGCTTATTTCGGCACAGCACTGATCTCTGAGCTGGTTTGACAAAGTTGCACCAAGCTGTGCTGGAGTGAATAGGCAGTTCTGGAAATGCTGGGGTGTGGGGTAGAGGATCTGCCAGGCAGTTCCACAGCAGTCAGCTCATGCCTGCCTGGGTTAGCAGTTCTAGCTCTGTGCTAGCTATGCTAGACCTGAACTGGCTTTGTGCTCCTGTGAGCTCCAGACAAGAGGAATATAAAGCCAGCTGGAGTCTGGTTGCCTGGTGCTGTGCACAGCCAGCTCGGGTTTAGCAGGATTTAATAAGCTCAAGCTCTGCATCATGCAAAGGCAGCTGAACTGTTACAGAACTGACCCTGGAAGCAGCCTGGCAGTGCTCGTTGTGCCCAAGATCAGACTTTTTCCTGGATCTGAGTTGTCTGTGCTTGAAGCCAGCTGGGGAATCTCTGCATCTAAAAAATCATTGCTCCACAATGCAAATAAAACACGGATAGATAAGGATAGTTGAATGTATGAAGCTGCAACTATTTGGGACAAGTACATCTTCCTCTTTTAATAACTATACATGCAGTACTTTTACTGTGTCAAGAATCCCCAGCTTTAGTTTGCATGGAGCTGGAATAAAATTCATTGCAGTTGTTAGATAGTTCCATTTATAAAGCTGTTGTTTGTTCCGTTAGAGGTCTCTTTTCATGTTACACTCTTGAAAGTTGTCACTCTATGGGAGAAATACCACGCAAACTTTTTAATTACTGCTCAGTCAGCATGCAGTGATCATGCTCCACAGCCTTCCACAATGTGTTGCTGTATAAAAACTgagctgaaaaatgctgaaacTCTTTATTGTAGATATCTGTATTCCTTATGTCCCTCAATGTAGGGTAATGATGCTATAGAAGCTACCCAGCTGAATATACAGTTCACTCCAGGTTCCTCTTAGAGAAGCTTACTCAGTTGTTCCATCATTGTTTTACATGTTCCTTATTGTTATGCTTCCACTTTCACAGCCATCAATGCCAGCTAAAAGAGCCCAgccagcagcctctgccagctCCAAATGAGGGGTCACTAGAAGACGGTGAGGAGTTGCCAGCACAAAGATATGAAAGAGACTTGGTACAAAAGTTGAAAGTTCTTAGACATGAGCTCTCTCTTCAGCAACCGCAGGCTGGTCACTGCCGCATTGAAGTATCCAGAGAGGAAATATTTGAGGTATTTGATTGACTTTTTACTACTATTAGTAGCTTTTGTAACTCAAGAGTTAAGTAAAACTGATCTTTGATTATAGCAAGTCTGCTTCACGAAAGAGGTGGTGAATACCACTAAGTGTTAACAGAGTTGTCACTGGAATTTGCTTCAGATTAGCACTTTAACAGAATGGTTTTTCGTAGTTGAGTAGCAATCTATGTATTACAGTAAAGCATCTTAGTAGACTTAATtataggaaggaaataaaatgtctaattgtaaaaatacacatacagGAATCCTACCGTCAGATAATGAAGATGAGGCCAAAGGACTTGAAA
Encoded proteins:
- the SMURF1 gene encoding E3 ubiquitin-protein ligase SMURF1 isoform X2, translated to MSNPGTRRNGSSIKIRLTVLCAKNLAKKDFFRLPDPFAKIVVDGSGQCHSTDTVKNTLDPKWNQHYDLYVGKTDSITISVWNHKKIHKKQGAGFLGCVRLLSNAISRLKDTGYQRLDLCKLNPTDTDAVRGQIVVSLQARDRIGTGGSVVDCRGLLENEGFPIFRTVYEDSGPGRPLSCFMEEPAPYTDTTGAAGGGNCRFVESPSQDQRLQAQRLRTPEVRGHVQTPQNRPHGHQSPDLPEGYEQRTTVQGQVYFLHTQTGVSTWHDPRIPRDLNSVNCDELGPLPPGWEVRSTVSGRIYFVDHNNRTTQFTDPRLHHIMNHQCQLKEPSQQPLPAPNEGSLEDGEELPAQRYERDLVQKLKVLRHELSLQQPQAGHCRIEVSREEIFEESYRQIMKMRPKDLKKRLMVKFRGEEGLDYGGVAREWLYLLCHEMLNPYYGLFQYSTDNIYMLQINPDSSINPDHLSYFHFVGRIMGLAVFHGHYINGGFTVPFYKQLLGKPIQLSDLESVDPELHKSLVWILENDITPVLDHTFCVEHNAFGRILQHELKPNGRNIPVTEENKKEYVRLYVNWRFMRGIEAQFLALQKGFNELIPQHLLKPFDQKELELIIGGLDKIDLNDWKSNTRLKHCMADSNIVKWFWQAVETFDEERRARLLQFVTGSTRVPLQGFKALQGAAGPRLFTIHLIDANTDNLPKAHTCFNRIDIPPYESYEKLYEKLLTAVEETCGFAVE
- the SMURF1 gene encoding E3 ubiquitin-protein ligase SMURF1 isoform X3 gives rise to the protein MSNPGTRRNGSSIKIRLTVLCAKNLAKKDFFRLPDPFAKIVVDGSGQCHSTDTVKNTLDPKWNQHYDLYVGKTDSITISVWNHKKIHKKQGAGFLGCVRLLSNAISRLKDTGYQRLDLCKLNPTDTDAVRGQIVVSLQARDRIGTGGSVVDCRGLLENEGTVYEDSGPGRPLSCFMEEPAPYTDTTGAAGGGNCRFVESPSQDQRLQAQRLRTPEVRGHVQTPQNRPHGHQSPDLPEGYEQRTTVQGQVYFLHTQTGVSTWHDPRIPRDLNSVNCDELGPLPPGWEVRSTVSGRIYFVDHNNRTTQFTDPRLHHIMNHQCQLKEPSQQPLPAPNEGSLEDGEELPAQRYERDLVQKLKVLRHELSLQQPQAGHCRIEVSREEIFEESYRQIMKMRPKDLKKRLMVKFRGEEGLDYGGVAREWLYLLCHEMLNPYYGLFQYSTDNIYMLQINPDSSINPDHLSYFHFVGRIMGLAVFHGHYINGGFTVPFYKQLLGKPIQLSDLESVDPELHKSLVWILENDITPVLDHTFCVEHNAFGRILQHELKPNGRNIPVTEENKKEYVRLYVNWRFMRGIEAQFLALQKGFNELIPQHLLKPFDQKELELIIGGLDKIDLNDWKSNTRLKHCMADSNIVKWFWQAVETFDEERRARLLQFVTGSTRVPLQGFKALQGSTGAAGPRLFTIHLIDANTDNLPKAHTCFNRIDIPPYESYEKLYEKLLTAVEETCGFAVE
- the SMURF1 gene encoding E3 ubiquitin-protein ligase SMURF1 isoform X1, which encodes MSNPGTRRNGSSIKIRLTVLCAKNLAKKDFFRLPDPFAKIVVDGSGQCHSTDTVKNTLDPKWNQHYDLYVGKTDSITISVWNHKKIHKKQGAGFLGCVRLLSNAISRLKDTGYQRLDLCKLNPTDTDAVRGQIVVSLQARDRIGTGGSVVDCRGLLENEGFPIFRTVYEDSGPGRPLSCFMEEPAPYTDTTGAAGGGNCRFVESPSQDQRLQAQRLRTPEVRGHVQTPQNRPHGHQSPDLPEGYEQRTTVQGQVYFLHTQTGVSTWHDPRIPRDLNSVNCDELGPLPPGWEVRSTVSGRIYFVDHNNRTTQFTDPRLHHIMNHQCQLKEPSQQPLPAPNEGSLEDGEELPAQRYERDLVQKLKVLRHELSLQQPQAGHCRIEVSREEIFEESYRQIMKMRPKDLKKRLMVKFRGEEGLDYGGVAREWLYLLCHEMLNPYYGLFQYSTDNIYMLQINPDSSINPDHLSYFHFVGRIMGLAVFHGHYINGGFTVPFYKQLLGKPIQLSDLESVDPELHKSLVWILENDITPVLDHTFCVEHNAFGRILQHELKPNGRNIPVTEENKKEYVRLYVNWRFMRGIEAQFLALQKGFNELIPQHLLKPFDQKELELIIGGLDKIDLNDWKSNTRLKHCMADSNIVKWFWQAVETFDEERRARLLQFVTGSTRVPLQGFKALQGSTGAAGPRLFTIHLIDANTDNLPKAHTCFNRIDIPPYESYEKLYEKLLTAVEETCGFAVE
- the SMURF1 gene encoding E3 ubiquitin-protein ligase SMURF1 isoform X4, encoding MSNPGTRRNGSSIKIRLTVLCAKNLAKKDFFRLPDPFAKIVVDGSGQCHSTDTVKNTLDPKWNQHYDLYVGKTDSITISVWNHKKIHKKQGAGFLGCVRLLSNAISRLKDTGYQRLDLCKLNPTDTDAVRGQIVVSLQARDRIGTGGSVVDCRGLLENEGTVYEDSGPGRPLSCFMEEPAPYTDTTGAAGGGNCRFVESPSQDQRLQAQRLRTPEVRGHVQTPQNRPHGHQSPDLPEGYEQRTTVQGQVYFLHTQTGVSTWHDPRIPRDLNSVNCDELGPLPPGWEVRSTVSGRIYFVDHNNRTTQFTDPRLHHIMNHQCQLKEPSQQPLPAPNEGSLEDGEELPAQRYERDLVQKLKVLRHELSLQQPQAGHCRIEVSREEIFEESYRQIMKMRPKDLKKRLMVKFRGEEGLDYGGVAREWLYLLCHEMLNPYYGLFQYSTDNIYMLQINPDSSINPDHLSYFHFVGRIMGLAVFHGHYINGGFTVPFYKQLLGKPIQLSDLESVDPELHKSLVWILENDITPVLDHTFCVEHNAFGRILQHELKPNGRNIPVTEENKKEYVRLYVNWRFMRGIEAQFLALQKGFNELIPQHLLKPFDQKELELIIGGLDKIDLNDWKSNTRLKHCMADSNIVKWFWQAVETFDEERRARLLQFVTGSTRVPLQGFKALQGAAGPRLFTIHLIDANTDNLPKAHTCFNRIDIPPYESYEKLYEKLLTAVEETCGFAVE